The Chryseolinea soli nucleotide sequence GCCCGGCTTGATAAAACGCCAGATCTCCCACACCACATAGGGAAAGGCAATGACCAACCCGATGATGAACGAGGCCATGATGTGCATCGTGAACTGCCCGGTCATAAAACGGCTTTGCACCTTGAAGGGAATTTCCTTCACACAAAGCGCCTCGTGGCCAATGAGATCACCTAGCTTGCAAAGCCATTTGAAGGTGGCAAAATCAACACGGGCGGGAGCAAATACGATGTTCTGAAATATCCACGGCGCCAAAACAAATGCTACGATGGTGAATATCACCACGGCAATCAACGATCGGATAACGTGCCAACGCAACTCCTCGAGGTGGTCCAGAAAACTCATCTCTTTTTCTCCACCATTCGACTCTTCTTGATCCAGCGGCATGATTTCAGTTTGTTAAATTCTTTGTTTGGCGTTTCGTTATCGTGGGGGATTTAGAGGGTTTTTAGTACAAGGGGAATTTTTCCATGAAGCGGTTCACTTTGCGTTTCACAGCTTTCAGGTGTTTGGGGTCTTCCGGTTTTTGAAGGGCCTCGTCGATCAGGTCAACCACCTTCTCAACGTCCTTTTCTTTCAGACCGCGGGTGGTGATGGCCGGCGTGCCGATGCGCATACCCGAAGTGATCATGGGCGATTGCGTATCGAACGGCACCATGTTCTTGTTGATGGTGATGTCGGCCTGGATAAGACCTTCTTCCGCTTGTTTGCCGGTGAGTTTCTTCGAACGAAGATCGATCAGCATCAGGTGATTGTCGGTGCCGCCGGAGATGATCTTGTATCCTTTGTTCAGGAATGCCTGCGCCATAACCTTCGCATTTTTCGATACCTGGAGAATGTATTCCATGTAGTCGTCCGACAGGGCTTCCTGGAACGATACGGCCTTTGCGGCAATAACGTGCTCCAGGGGTCCGCCTTGTGTTCCGGGGAACACGCCTGAGTCGAGCACGGAAGTTATTTTTCTCAATTCGCCTTTAGGCGTCTTCAGTCCCCAGGGGTTGTCAAAGTTTTTACCTACCAGGATCATACCGCCGCGGGGACCGCGAAGGGTCTTGTGCGTGGTGGTGGTCACGATATGGCAATGTTCCATGGGGTCGTTCAGCAGTCCGCGGGCAATAAGGCCGGCGGGGTGCGATATGTCGGCCAACAATAAGGCGCCCACGTTGTCGGCGGCCTCTCTTAGTTTCTTATAATCCCAGTCACGGCTGTAGGCGGAAGCGCCGCAGATGATCATCTTGGGCTGTTCGCGTTCAGCGGTTTCAATCACTTTGTCGAAATCGATGAGACCGGTGGCTTGCTCGACGCCGTAAAACGACGGCTGGTATAATTTTCCGGAAAAGTTTACGGGCGAGCCATGAGTAAGGTGACCGCCGTGAGACAGGTCAAAGCCGAGAATTCTGTCGCCGGGTTTGAGACATGCCAACATAACGGCCGCGTTTGCCTGGGCGCCGGAGTGCGGCTGTACGTTTGCCCATTCGGCACCGAAAAGCTCTTTGGCGCGGTCGATGGCCAATTGTTCTACCTCATCCACCACTTCGCAGCCGCCATAATAGCGCTTGCCCGGGAGGCCTTCGGCATATTTGTTGGTCAGCACCGAGCCCTGTGCCTTCATCACCTGTGGCGAGGTGAAGTTCTCGGAGGCAATCAGTTCAATTCCGGCTTCCTGACGCTGTTTTTCTTTCTCAATGAGGTCGAAAATGGCTTTGTCGCGTTTCATGTTCTGGATGGGGTGTTTTTAAAAGAAGCGTCAAAAATAGTCTAGCCAGCCGAGAACGCAAATTTTTGTTTGTGGGTTATTCACAGGCTTTTTTGGGGAGGAAAAGAACCTTTGAAAAAAGGGGGGTAGAGTGCCCATTTGTCTCGATTAGGCGGGATCACCGTCTATCAAATTTAAATACCGGATGCTGTGTTCTGATCGATTCAACCCGACAGACAGGGTAATCAACCTAAGTCAAAAACCCTCTCTGCACATTATGTCTGGGGCTTTGACTTCCAAGCTCCTCAAAAAATGCATGTACACCCCATGCCTGTGGTGAACCATCAGGTGACCTGCTTTTTAATTGTCTCGGGGGACACCGAGGGGTATGCAAGTGATTGGTTATCAGAAATTTGCATTGACCTGGCAGCTCATGAAAATCTTACTCACTTCGCAAGCTCTTCACGGGGTTTGCGGTGGCTGCCCTTATTCCGTGAAAGCTTACGGTGAGTAACGTGATCAATAAGACTGCACCACCGGCAGCCGTAAATATCCACCCATTGAGCGCGGTGTGATAATGGAAAGTCAACAGCCATTGATTCAGATAGTAGTAGGCTATCGGCATCGCCATCAGCAATGCGATCGATACCAGGACGACAAACTCTTTCGATAACAACATCCAGATATTTAACAGCGACGCTCCGATAACTTTTCTGACACCGATCTCTTTCGTCTTTTGTTCCGCGATGAACGACGACAAGCCAAACAAGCCCAGGCACGAGATAAATATGGCGAGCGCCGCGAATACCGACGCCAGGTTTCCGATCCGTTGCTCGGCGTTGAATTTATTTCCATATTCTTCATCTACGAAACTGTATTCGAAAGGCGATGAAGTCACCAGCTTCTTATGAATGGCTTCCACGGCAGACAAAGATTCAGCCGTGCCTTTGCCGGGGTCGAGCCTTACGATCATTTGCCCGAGACTGTTGTTGGTTAAATTTTTGTCCAACCAATAGAAACCTGGACTAACGGCCTCGTAAGGACTTCCGACGATCAGGTCCTCCACCACTCCGATAATTTCCCGTCCTGCATCACCGTTCGAGATCACTTCACCAACAGGATTTTCGAGTCCCAGAAAATCAGCCGCAGCCTTGTTAATGATCACGCCGTTTACGTCTGTCGAATGTGTGAGAGAGAAATCTCTCCCTTTCAATATTTTCCATTGAACCGTTTTCCCGTACGCCTCATCAATCCAGGTTACCGTGAAATTCGGATCGGAGTCGGGATCTTTTCCCCGCCAGTTAAATCCGCTCCAGTTATCCCAAATAGCCGTCAATGGACTACTCGAAAACGTCACATCGGTCGCCACGCCACTCGAAAGCAGTTGATCGCGCATGACGAGCTTGATCTTGTCGAATTCCATATCGTGAATAGCGATGCGGATCAAATTTTGTCTATCGTAACCGACCGGACGTTGCTGCGTGAATTGAATTTGTTGATACACGATGATCGTTCCGATGATGAGTATCACCGAAACACCAACCTGGATCACGACAAGGACCTTGCGGGGCAGCGAAGCAAATTTGCCAACCCGAAAGGTTCCCTTCAAAACTTTAACCGGTTGGAACGACGAAAGATAAAAAGCAGGGTACAGCCCTGCGAAGAATGCCGTGATGATGATGAAGACAAGACTCGATATCCAGAAATAGCTATTGGCAAAGGGCAGCGCGATCTTTTTATCTGCCAACTGGTTGAAAGCGGGAAATGCTAAAGAAACAATAAGCAATGCCACGGCGAATGCCAGCGCAACAATCAGGAACGATTCGCTCAGGAATTGACTGACGAGCTGTGATCGCATGGAGCCGATCGCTTTACGCACACCCACTTCGCGTGCGCGTTTCTCGCTGCGTGCCGTACTCAAATTCATGAAGTTGATGCAGGCGAGCAGCAACACGAATGCTCCAACAATTCCAAACAACCATACGAAGGTGATGCGTCCGGTGGCAGGATAGCCATTTTTGAATTCTGAAAACAAGTACCAGTTCTTCATGGGATTCAACCAGACACGCATCTGATATTTTTTAGAGTATTCCGCCACGCCTTCCGGTGTATCTTTAATATAGAGATCGGCAATGGCAGCACTGGCTTGTTCAATCGAGACATTGTCGACCGTTTGAACGATAATGCGACAGGCGTTATTCCCCCAATTTGTTTCATTAGCTTTTAATTGGGGAACGCTGTTCTTCAGTCCTTCAAAATTTCCAAAGAACTGAATGTCCCCGAACATTGCGTTAGGCGCAATGTCTTCATATACGCCCGTAACCGTTGCGTCCCGTGATGCACTTATCCTGACCACCTGGCCGATCGGATCCTTGTCACCGAAAATTGACTCCGCGGTTGACCTTGAGATAATGATCGCATTCGGGTCGTTCATGCTTTCTATATTTCCGCGGATCATTTGCAGCGAAAACAGGTCGATCACTGATTTATCGATGTATTCTCCCTTCTTGAAAAAATTGCGATCGCCAACACTCAATGGGTAATCCGTTTCCCACCACATGATGGCGACGTTCTTGAAAAGGTGGCCGTATTTTTCTGTTAAGACCTTTGCCACAGGCTGAGGCGTACCGAACCAACTATCAGCTTTTTTTGGGTCGGAGGGGTCGATGATATGACGATAGAACGACGCGATATGATCGTGGTTGCTGTAGCTGCGGTTGTAGCTCACCTCGTCATACACCCATAATCCGATCACGATGGCCACAGCCATGCCGACGGCGAGACCGCCGATGTTGATCAGGCTATACATTTTATGCCTGAGTAAATTTCTGAGGGCGACTCTAAAATGATTGCGGATCATGGCATTGGCAGTTTGGTACGGAAATACTACCAGATAACATGGAAATGGTTACAACTATCTTTTTAGAATTAAAAGTTGTCGCAAGCGAGGGCTACTTTTCTTTGCAGACGAAGGGCTTGTGTAAAGCTCAGGGGGGTAATGATTCAATAAAATTATTGATTCACGCTGACTTTAAACGTTCGGTGAACTATTCGGTGATCTCCAAAAGGTGTTCTTATTAAGTTACTGTAATATAGTGGATTGTAAGAAAGACTATCATCTTCTCACCAGGAGCCGCTGCTACCGCCTCCACCAAAGCTACCGCCACCTCCCGAGAAGCCGCCACCGCTACTGCCCGAAGACCAGCTGCTGCTAGACGACGAACCGCTTGACGATCCCGACCCAGAAGACCAGCCGCCACCACCGCTAATCCCTCCACCTTTACCTCCTTTTCCGATCTTGCCGCCCGCCTTTTTGCCCCATGTCGATTTGGGTAAGGTGAACCGGAGGATGGGGAAACCCACCAGATAGCAAACCAGGATCACCAGCCCGGCCGTTAGCCCGTAGATGGCCATCGGAAAAATGGCATAAAAAGGAATGAGGAACAGGTACAAGAACCAGCCCATGTTGTCGGGAATGAAAATGCCGAGACCCGTGAACACACCCAGGATGCCGAAAATAAAAAGCCCCAAAACAACTTTCTCCACCCAGCCCAGCTCCTCACTATTACCTTCGCCACCATCGGCTGTATATTCTCCGCCGATCGCAGCCACGATAGCATTGACAGCCTCCTTTATGCCCGTGTCAAAGTCGTCTTTGCGAAAATTGGGTGCCAGTTCGTTCCGGATGATGCGTGCGCTCACGGCATCCGTCAATGTGCCCTCCACGCCCCGGCCCGTTTCGATGCGCATCTTGTGATCCTGAATGGCCACCAGCAACAACACACCATTGTCTTTTCCTTTTTGGCCCAGCTTCCATTTCTCCGCTACCTTTAGCGAATACTCTTCGATCGATTCGCCGTCAAGCGACGAAAGGATCAGAATGGCGATCTGGTTGGACGTGGAGTCTTCGTATTGTTTGAGTTGCTGTTCGAGCGCATCTTCGGTTTGTTGCGAAAGCACGTCGGCATCGTCGTGAACATGAAGGCCCCAGAGTTCCGGCACAGCCTTTTGCGCCGATACCGGCAGATCGATCAGCAGAAACAACAGGAAAAAAGCAAACAGACTCGATAGATTCCTGCAACCGGAGATCACCCCATGAAAATGGACCATATTCATTTTTTCTACTGTTCTATTATTTTTTACCAGGAATCGCTGGAGCCGCCACCACCGAAACCTCCTCCTCCTCCAAAATCACTGCCGCCACCGGAGCCACCGCCCCAGCCGCCACCACCCCCAAAACCACCGCCACCGATCCAGCCGCCCGTCGACCAATAGCCACCACGTCGGCCGCCACCTCCGCCTCGCCGGGAAGCAAAAAGAATGACCAAAATAATGACGATGATAGTGACCAAGGGTGACGATCGGCGCGAGACCTTTCTGCGCGGCGGTTCATCGTTCTTGTATTCGCCTTTAATGGTTTGAATGATGGCGTGCGTGCCGGCGTACACCCCTTCGTCATATTTTCCCTGGCGGAAATAGGGTGCCACTTCGTTCCGGTTTATCCGGCTCGACATGGCGTCCGTGAGCACACCTTCCAGGCCATAGCCCGTCTCGATGCGCATCCGACGGTCTTGCAGGGCAATGAGAAACAACACGCC carries:
- the glyA gene encoding serine hydroxymethyltransferase — encoded protein: MKRDKAIFDLIEKEKQRQEAGIELIASENFTSPQVMKAQGSVLTNKYAEGLPGKRYYGGCEVVDEVEQLAIDRAKELFGAEWANVQPHSGAQANAAVMLACLKPGDRILGFDLSHGGHLTHGSPVNFSGKLYQPSFYGVEQATGLIDFDKVIETAEREQPKMIICGASAYSRDWDYKKLREAADNVGALLLADISHPAGLIARGLLNDPMEHCHIVTTTTHKTLRGPRGGMILVGKNFDNPWGLKTPKGELRKITSVLDSGVFPGTQGGPLEHVIAAKAVSFQEALSDDYMEYILQVSKNAKVMAQAFLNKGYKIISGGTDNHLMLIDLRSKKLTGKQAEEGLIQADITINKNMVPFDTQSPMITSGMRIGTPAITTRGLKEKDVEKVVDLIDEALQKPEDPKHLKAVKRKVNRFMEKFPLY
- a CDS encoding ABC transporter permease codes for the protein MYSLINIGGLAVGMAVAIVIGLWVYDEVSYNRSYSNHDHIASFYRHIIDPSDPKKADSWFGTPQPVAKVLTEKYGHLFKNVAIMWWETDYPLSVGDRNFFKKGEYIDKSVIDLFSLQMIRGNIESMNDPNAIIISRSTAESIFGDKDPIGQVVRISASRDATVTGVYEDIAPNAMFGDIQFFGNFEGLKNSVPQLKANETNWGNNACRIIVQTVDNVSIEQASAAIADLYIKDTPEGVAEYSKKYQMRVWLNPMKNWYLFSEFKNGYPATGRITFVWLFGIVGAFVLLLACINFMNLSTARSEKRAREVGVRKAIGSMRSQLVSQFLSESFLIVALAFAVALLIVSLAFPAFNQLADKKIALPFANSYFWISSLVFIIITAFFAGLYPAFYLSSFQPVKVLKGTFRVGKFASLPRKVLVVIQVGVSVILIIGTIIVYQQIQFTQQRPVGYDRQNLIRIAIHDMEFDKIKLVMRDQLLSSGVATDVTFSSSPLTAIWDNWSGFNWRGKDPDSDPNFTVTWIDEAYGKTVQWKILKGRDFSLTHSTDVNGVIINKAAADFLGLENPVGEVISNGDAGREIIGVVEDLIVGSPYEAVSPGFYWLDKNLTNNSLGQMIVRLDPGKGTAESLSAVEAIHKKLVTSSPFEYSFVDEEYGNKFNAEQRIGNLASVFAALAIFISCLGLFGLSSFIAEQKTKEIGVRKVIGASLLNIWMLLSKEFVVLVSIALLMAMPIAYYYLNQWLLTFHYHTALNGWIFTAAGGAVLLITLLTVSFHGIRAATANPVKSLRSE
- a CDS encoding TPM domain-containing protein, whose translation is MNMVHFHGVISGCRNLSSLFAFFLLFLLIDLPVSAQKAVPELWGLHVHDDADVLSQQTEDALEQQLKQYEDSTSNQIAILILSSLDGESIEEYSLKVAEKWKLGQKGKDNGVLLLVAIQDHKMRIETGRGVEGTLTDAVSARIIRNELAPNFRKDDFDTGIKEAVNAIVAAIGGEYTADGGEGNSEELGWVEKVVLGLFIFGILGVFTGLGIFIPDNMGWFLYLFLIPFYAIFPMAIYGLTAGLVILVCYLVGFPILRFTLPKSTWGKKAGGKIGKGGKGGGISGGGGWSSGSGSSSGSSSSSSWSSGSSGGGFSGGGGSFGGGGSSGSW
- a CDS encoding TPM domain-containing protein; protein product: MKSLYFFLLLLLPATVFAQLSIPEHSGVWVHDEANVLSASGKAQIEAMLQAERDSTSNQIAVLIIPSLEGEAIEDYSLRVAEKWGVGQKTKSNGVLFLIALQDRRMRIETGYGLEGVLTDAMSSRINRNEVAPYFRQGKYDEGVYAGTHAIIQTIKGEYKNDEPPRRKVSRRSSPLVTIIVIILVILFASRRGGGGGRRGGYWSTGGWIGGGGFGGGGGWGGGSGGGSDFGGGGGFGGGGSSDSW